The Deinococcus sonorensis KR-87 genome includes a window with the following:
- a CDS encoding homoaconitate hydratase (catalyzes the formation of homoisocitrate from cis-homoaconitate): protein MPRIWKFGDSVNTDDILPGKFAPFMAGEDLFQTFAFHYIRPEFAAEVQEGDVLIGGRNWGLGSSREYAPQALKKLRIGGIIAPSFARIHYRNLLNLGIPAFEADLTGVLHDGDEVSLDVESGRLTRGEEVFQLTPPPEFLREALREGSILAFYRKYQRFPGEQEADP, encoded by the coding sequence ATGCCCCGTATCTGGAAATTTGGAGACAGCGTCAACACCGACGACATCCTGCCCGGCAAGTTCGCCCCCTTCATGGCCGGCGAGGATCTCTTTCAGACGTTCGCCTTCCATTACATCCGCCCGGAGTTTGCCGCCGAGGTTCAGGAGGGGGACGTGCTGATCGGGGGGCGCAACTGGGGCCTGGGCAGCAGCCGCGAGTATGCCCCGCAGGCGCTCAAGAAGCTGCGCATCGGGGGCATCATCGCGCCCAGCTTCGCGCGGATTCACTACCGCAACCTGCTGAACCTGGGCATCCCGGCCTTCGAGGCGGACCTGACCGGCGTGCTGCACGACGGCGACGAGGTGAGCCTGGATGTGGAGAGCGGCCGCCTGACGCGCGGGGAGGAGGTCTTTCAGCTGACGCCGCCGCCCGAGTTCCTGCGGGAAGCGCTGCGCGAGGGCAGCATCCTGGCCTTCTATCGCAAATACCAGCGCTTTCCCGGCGAGCAGGAGGCGGACCCGTGA
- a CDS encoding benzoate/H(+) symporter BenE family transporter, whose product MTALPAQLQSLRRDSSFSAILAGFVAVLVGFSSSIGLVFQAAQLAHLSPAQTTSWVWSVYVGIAVPGALLSWRYRAPIVTAWSTPGLALIVSEAGRLSYPEMIGSYLISAAIITALGLSGLFERLVRRIPAPLAAGLLAGLLLPFALNAFRVLPTQPVTVGSMLLAYLLGRVWLPRYAVLLALVTGVAAALAAGQVQLGSGSGVFGFPHFTAPAFTVAGLLVLALPMTLVTLASQNLPGAANLKASGYGQVPVSPLITSTGLSSFLAAPFGSHTVTLAAITAAICTGPEAHPDPQRRYVAGLANAFFYLLLGVFAGLVSGAIAALPVSLITALAGLALIGTIIASTVDALSDPRWREAAALTLIVTASGLSLLGLGSPFWGIVLGGLVGWAMNRRPR is encoded by the coding sequence ATGACCGCCCTGCCTGCCCAGCTGCAGTCGCTGCGCCGCGACAGTTCCTTTTCCGCCATCCTGGCGGGCTTCGTGGCGGTGCTGGTGGGCTTCTCCAGCAGCATCGGCCTGGTGTTCCAGGCGGCGCAGCTGGCCCACCTCAGTCCGGCCCAGACCACCAGCTGGGTCTGGAGCGTGTATGTGGGCATCGCCGTGCCGGGGGCGCTGCTCAGCTGGCGGTACCGGGCGCCGATCGTCACCGCCTGGAGCACGCCGGGGCTGGCGCTGATCGTGTCGGAGGCGGGCCGGCTCAGCTACCCGGAGATGATCGGCAGCTACCTGATCAGCGCGGCCATCATCACCGCGCTGGGGCTCAGTGGCCTGTTCGAGCGGCTGGTGCGCCGCATTCCGGCGCCGCTGGCCGCCGGGCTGCTGGCGGGCCTGCTGCTCCCCTTCGCGCTGAATGCCTTCCGGGTGCTGCCCACCCAGCCGGTCACGGTGGGCAGCATGCTGCTGGCCTACCTGCTGGGCCGCGTCTGGCTGCCGCGCTACGCGGTGCTGCTGGCGCTGGTGACCGGGGTGGCGGCGGCCCTGGCGGCGGGTCAGGTGCAGCTGGGGAGCGGCAGCGGCGTCTTCGGCTTTCCGCACTTCACGGCGCCCGCCTTCACCGTGGCGGGCCTGCTGGTGCTGGCGCTTCCCATGACGCTGGTCACGCTGGCGTCCCAGAACCTGCCGGGCGCGGCCAACCTGAAGGCGAGCGGGTACGGACAGGTGCCGGTCTCGCCGCTGATCACCAGCACCGGGCTGTCGTCGTTTCTGGCCGCCCCGTTCGGGAGCCATACCGTCACGCTGGCCGCCATCACGGCCGCCATCTGCACCGGCCCCGAGGCGCATCCGGACCCGCAGCGGCGCTACGTGGCGGGGCTGGCCAACGCCTTCTTCTATCTGTTGCTGGGCGTCTTTGCCGGGCTGGTCTCGGGGGCCATCGCGGCGCTGCCGGTCAGCCTGATCACGGCGCTGGCCGGGCTGGCGCTGATCGGCACCATCATCGCCAGCACGGTGGACGCCCTCTCGGACCCGCGCTGGCGCGAAGCCGCCGCCCTGACCCTGATCGTGACCGCGTCGGGCCTCAGCTTGCTGGGGCTGGGGAGCCCCTTCTGGGGCATCGTGCTGGGCGGGCTGGTCGGCTGGGCCATGAACCGCCGCCCCCGCTGA
- a CDS encoding aldo/keto reductase yields the protein MTTTGKTVHQRPLGKTGLLVAEIGYGAWGIGADAWKGAQDDESLSALRRYIELGGNFIDTAMGYGNGHSERLVGQVARDNPGTLVATKVSPKNRQWPAAPGTTADEAFPAEYVIQMTEASLERLGTDAIDVQQFHVWNDSWLGEGSWQDAVTQLKRDGKIRHFGISINDHQPNNAVKAVEQGVVETVQVIYNVFDQTPQDRLLDACRMHGVGVIVRVALDEGALTGHITPDTTFDKGDFRSSYFGGNRKQELQEHLRSIEQTLGITTEQLPETALRFVLSHPAVSTVIVGMRSVRNVERNITLADGRGLPDAQVRQLYTQRWDRNWYQPV from the coding sequence ATGACCACCACAGGAAAAACCGTCCACCAGCGTCCCCTCGGCAAGACTGGACTGCTGGTCGCGGAGATCGGCTACGGAGCCTGGGGCATCGGCGCGGATGCCTGGAAGGGCGCGCAGGATGACGAGAGCCTGTCCGCGCTGCGGCGCTACATCGAACTGGGCGGCAACTTCATCGACACGGCCATGGGGTACGGCAACGGCCACAGCGAGCGGCTGGTGGGTCAGGTGGCCCGCGACAACCCCGGCACGCTGGTCGCCACCAAGGTCAGCCCCAAGAACCGGCAGTGGCCGGCGGCACCCGGCACCACCGCCGACGAGGCGTTTCCCGCCGAGTACGTCATTCAGATGACCGAGGCCAGCCTGGAGCGGCTGGGCACGGACGCCATCGACGTGCAGCAGTTTCACGTCTGGAATGACAGCTGGCTGGGCGAGGGCAGCTGGCAGGACGCCGTGACCCAGCTGAAGCGCGACGGCAAAATCCGGCACTTTGGCATCAGCATCAACGACCATCAGCCGAACAACGCGGTGAAAGCGGTCGAGCAGGGCGTGGTGGAGACGGTACAGGTGATCTACAACGTCTTCGACCAGACGCCGCAGGACCGGCTGCTGGACGCCTGCCGGATGCACGGGGTGGGCGTGATCGTGCGGGTGGCGCTCGACGAGGGGGCGCTGACCGGTCACATCACCCCCGACACCACCTTCGACAAGGGGGACTTCCGCAGCAGCTATTTTGGCGGCAACCGCAAGCAGGAGCTGCAGGAGCACCTGCGTTCCATCGAGCAGACGCTGGGCATCACGACCGAACAGCTGCCCGAGACAGCCCTGCGCTTCGTGCTGAGCCACCCGGCGGTCAGCACCGTCATTGTGGGTATGCGCAGCGTGCGCAACGTGGAACGCAACATCACCCTGGCCGACGGGCGCGGGCTGCCGGACGCCCAGGTGAGGCAGCTGTACACCCAGCGCTGGGACCGCAACTGGTATCAGCCGGTCTGA
- the lysW gene encoding lysine biosynthesis protein LysW: protein MTNLDLTGFECPECGNPINLNTPELGELVICDSCGSELEVTNLNPNTLSLAPQEAEDWGE from the coding sequence ATGACGAACTTGGACCTGACCGGCTTTGAATGCCCCGAATGCGGCAACCCCATCAACCTGAACACCCCGGAGCTCGGCGAACTGGTGATCTGCGACAGCTGCGGCAGCGAGCTGGAAGTCACCAACCTGAATCCCAACACCCTCAGCCTGGCCCCCCAGGAAGCCGAGGACTGGGGCGAGTAA
- a CDS encoding PhzF family phenazine biosynthesis protein, translating to MTEPTSLHLYRVYAQPGTEGGKLIALHPGAERLDDLEMQAMAATSGAPVSMFVTDLNDSGISLRAFTPEREKGESDSGALAALAWLFGQGRIADVSSVWMKGQEFPAQLCGGEWMLRQGDATAEVLATTPSADALAYAVGLTPDQLDTALPVLIASAGRPNLLLAVQDGEALDAIHPDREAIAALGHATGTTGLLAYTTRAARGLHADFRYFAPLKGFLEDNASSNTYASLVAGLSLLGHVSAQDTLIRASQGRATGRPSRLSAQADLNGATARSVWVGGPAEPLRTPRP from the coding sequence ATGACCGAACCCACTTCCCTTCACCTCTACCGCGTGTACGCCCAGCCGGGCACCGAGGGCGGCAAGCTGATCGCGCTGCACCCGGGCGCCGAACGTCTGGACGACCTGGAAATGCAGGCCATGGCCGCCACCTCCGGGGCGCCGGTCAGCATGTTTGTCACGGACCTGAACGACAGCGGTATCTCCCTGCGCGCCTTCACGCCCGAGCGGGAAAAGGGCGAGAGCGACAGCGGCGCGCTGGCGGCCCTGGCGTGGCTGTTCGGGCAGGGCCGCATTGCCGACGTCAGCAGCGTCTGGATGAAGGGCCAGGAATTCCCGGCCCAGCTGTGCGGCGGCGAGTGGATGCTGCGGCAGGGGGATGCTACCGCTGAAGTGCTGGCCACGACGCCCTCAGCCGACGCCCTGGCCTATGCCGTCGGCCTGACCCCCGATCAGCTGGACACGGCTTTACCGGTGCTGATCGCCAGCGCCGGACGGCCCAACCTGCTGCTGGCGGTGCAGGACGGTGAGGCGCTGGACGCCATCCACCCGGACCGCGAGGCCATCGCGGCGCTGGGGCACGCGACCGGGACCACCGGGCTGCTGGCCTACACCACCCGCGCCGCCCGGGGCCTGCACGCCGACTTCCGCTACTTTGCGCCACTGAAGGGCTTTCTGGAGGACAATGCCAGCAGCAACACCTACGCCTCGCTGGTGGCGGGCCTGAGCCTGCTGGGCCACGTCAGCGCGCAGGACACCCTGATCCGGGCCAGCCAGGGGCGCGCCACCGGCCGCCCGTCACGCCTGAGCGCCCAGGCGGACCTGAACGGCGCCACGGCCCGCAGCGTCTGGGTGGGCGGCCCGGCCGAGCCGCTGCGGACGCCTCGCCCATGA
- a CDS encoding homoaconitate hydratase family protein yields MSSPDTAFPQPHRPQTMAEKILSRRGRQTVYAGDLAVVEVDQVMVVDSIAQSFIQRMQQDLNAVPKYPERVSIVVDHVAPASTVSVAQAQKEAREYAAATGVRLFDVGRGICHQVLMEEGLARPGWIVLGSDSHSTTYGAVAAFGTGMGATDIALAAASGKTWLRVPESVKVTFTGELRPGVSAKDAALEMIRQLGADGATYMSIEMHAGDRFTRGERMTLANLCVEAGAKTGLVVPGGEILDLYDVPAWVYPDEGATYVREVVLDLSSLAPRMSAPSEVDNVHDVADLRGLRVDQVFIGTCTNGRIEDLHAAAEVLRGQRVAAHTRLLVIPASSQVMESALQDGTLLTLMQAGAVLGTPGCGPCMGRHQGVLAPGEVCVSTSNRNFIGRMGDKDARIYLASPAVAAATAIRGEIALPEDVRPVSA; encoded by the coding sequence ATGAGCAGCCCAGACACAGCCTTCCCCCAGCCACACCGGCCCCAGACCATGGCCGAGAAGATCCTGTCGCGGCGCGGCCGGCAGACGGTGTACGCCGGCGACCTCGCGGTGGTGGAGGTGGATCAGGTGATGGTGGTGGACAGCATCGCGCAGAGCTTCATCCAGCGGATGCAGCAGGACCTGAACGCCGTCCCGAAGTACCCGGAGCGGGTGAGCATCGTGGTGGATCATGTGGCGCCCGCCAGCACCGTCAGCGTGGCGCAGGCGCAGAAGGAGGCCCGCGAGTACGCTGCGGCCACCGGCGTGCGGCTCTTCGACGTGGGGCGCGGCATCTGCCATCAGGTGCTGATGGAGGAAGGCCTGGCCCGGCCCGGCTGGATCGTGCTGGGCAGCGACAGCCACAGCACCACCTACGGCGCGGTGGCGGCCTTCGGCACCGGCATGGGCGCCACCGACATCGCCCTGGCGGCCGCCAGCGGCAAGACCTGGCTGCGGGTGCCGGAAAGCGTCAAGGTGACCTTCACCGGTGAGCTGCGCCCCGGCGTGAGCGCCAAGGACGCGGCGCTGGAGATGATCCGGCAGCTCGGGGCCGACGGGGCCACCTACATGAGCATCGAGATGCACGCCGGAGACCGCTTCACGCGCGGCGAGCGCATGACGCTGGCCAACCTGTGCGTGGAGGCCGGGGCCAAGACCGGGCTGGTGGTGCCGGGCGGCGAGATTCTGGACCTGTACGACGTTCCGGCGTGGGTCTACCCGGACGAGGGGGCCACCTACGTCCGCGAGGTCGTGCTGGATCTGTCCTCGCTTGCCCCGCGCATGAGCGCCCCCAGCGAGGTGGACAACGTGCACGACGTGGCGGACCTGCGCGGATTGAGGGTGGATCAGGTGTTCATCGGCACCTGCACCAACGGGCGCATCGAGGACCTGCACGCCGCCGCCGAGGTGCTGCGCGGCCAGCGGGTCGCGGCGCACACCCGCCTGCTGGTGATTCCGGCCAGCAGTCAGGTGATGGAGTCGGCCCTGCAGGACGGCACCCTGCTGACGCTGATGCAGGCGGGCGCGGTGCTGGGCACCCCCGGCTGCGGGCCCTGCATGGGCCGCCACCAAGGGGTGCTGGCTCCCGGCGAGGTCTGCGTCAGCACCTCGAACCGCAACTTCATTGGCCGCATGGGCGACAAGGACGCCAGGATCTACCTGGCCTCCCCCGCCGTGGCCGCCGCCACCGCCATCCGGGGCGAGATCGCGCTGCCGGAAGATGTCCGGCCAGTCAGCGCCTGA